One window from the genome of Rhinolophus ferrumequinum isolate MPI-CBG mRhiFer1 chromosome 10, mRhiFer1_v1.p, whole genome shotgun sequence encodes:
- the LOC117027993 gene encoding 26S proteasome regulatory subunit 4-like — MGQSQSGGHGPGGGKKDDKDKEKKYEPPVPTRVGKKKKKTKGPDAASKLPLVTPHTQCRLKLLKLERFKDFLLMEEEFIRNQEQMKPLEEKQAEERSKVDDLRGTPMSVGTLEEIIDDNHAIVSTSVGSEHYVSILSFVDKDLLEPGCSVLLNHKVHAMIGVLMDDTDPLVTVMKVEKAPQETYADIGGLDNQIQEIKESVELPLTHLEYYEEMGIKPPKGVILYGPPGTGKTLLAKAVANQTSATFLRVVGSEFIQKYLGNGPKLIRELFRVAEEHAPSIVFIDEIDAIGTKRYDSNSGGEREIQRTMLELLNQLDGFDSRGDVKVIMATNRIETLDLALIRPGRIDRKIEFPLPDEKTKKRIFQIHTSRMTLADDVTLDDLIMAKDDLSGADIKAICTEAGLMALRERRMKVTNEDFKKSKENVLYKKQEGTPEGLYL; from the coding sequence ATGGGTCAAAGTCAGAGTGGTGGTCATGGTCCTGGAGGTGGCAAGAAGGATGACaaggacaaggaaaagaaatatgaacCTCCGGTACCAACCAGAgtggggaaaaagaagaagaaaacaaagggaccAGATGCCGCCAGCAAACTGCCACTGGTGACACCTCACACTCAGTGCCGGTTAAAATTATTGAAGTTAGAGAGATTTAAAGACTTTCTTCTCATGGAGGAAGAATTCATTAGAAATCAGGAACAAATGAAGCCTTTAGAAGAAAAGCAAGCGGAGGAAAGATCAAAGGTGGATGATCTTAGGGGGACCCCAATGTCGGTAGGAACCTTGGAAGAGATCATTGATGACAATCACGCCATTGTGTCTACATCTGTGGGTTCAGAACATTATGTCAGCATCCTTTCATTTGTAGACAAAGATCTGCTGGAGCCAGGCTGCTCCGTCCTGCTCAACCACAAGGTGCATGCCATGATAGGAGTGCTGATGGATGACACGGACCCCTTGGTCACAGTGATGAAGGTGGAAAAGGCCCCACAGGAGACCTATGCTGACATTGGGGGGTTAGACAACCAAATCCAGGAAATTAAGGAATCTGTGGAGCTTCCTCTCACTCATCTTGAATATTATGAAGAGATGGGTATAAAGCCCCCTAAGGGGGTCATTCTCTATGGCCCACCTGGCACAGGTAAAACCTTATTAGCCAAAGCAGTAGCAAACCAAACCTCGGCCACTTTCTTGAGAGTGGTTGGCTCTGAATTTATTCAGAAGTATCTGGGCAACGGGCCGAAACTCATTCGGGAATTGTTTCGAGTTGCTGAAGAACACGCACCATCCATCGTGTTTATTGATGAGATTGATGCCATTGGGACAAAAAGATATGACTCAAATTCCGGTGGTGAGAGAGAAATTCAGCGAACAATGTTGGAACTGTTGAACCAGTTGGATGGATTTGATTCAAGGGGAGACGTAAAAGTTATCATGGCTACAAACCGAATAGAAACTCTGGATCTAGCACTTATCAGACCAGGCCGCATCGACAGGAAGATTGAGTTCCCGCTGCCTGACGAAAAGACCAAGAAGCGCATCTTTCAGATCCACACAAGCAGAATGACGCTGGCTGATGACGTCACACTGGATGACTTGATCATGGCTAAAGATGACCTCTCTGGTGCTGACATCAAGGCAATCTGTACAGAAGCTGGTCTGATGGCCTTGAGAGAACGTAGgatgaaagtaacaaatgaagacttcaaaaaatctaaagaaaatgttctttataaaaaACAGGAAGGCACCCCTGAGGGGCTCTATCTCTAG